The following are encoded together in the Zingiber officinale cultivar Zhangliang chromosome 8A, Zo_v1.1, whole genome shotgun sequence genome:
- the LOC122011477 gene encoding replication protein A 32 kDa subunit A-like encodes MFSSQIEGGGFGLSQSSQNPDSGFSKNRGATGLLPLTVKQISAAFDAADDKSSIKVDGADATNIRLLGLVMNKAERATDVHFTLDDGTGRIDVIRWVNDASDANETAVIQNGTYVSVSGSLKGFQDKKRAVAFSVSPVTDYNAVALHFIQCIHVHLWNAKQKGNDVFHNTTSNQISSQTVQKEYQPSVSSQPFVSAGMGGSKTDTYKLVLDIFQEPSSLASDHGLHIDEVARRLGLPMNKIKEAIDYYVDIGHIYSTIDDYHFKSACID; translated from the exons ATGTTCTCCAGCCAGATAGAGGGTGGCGGTTTTGGGCTTTCACAATCTTCCCAAAACCCCGATTCCGGCTTCTCTAAG AACCGCGGCGCTACAgggcttcttccactgacagtgAAGCAGATAAGCGCGGCATTTGACGCTGCGGACGACAAGTCCAGTATCAAAGTCGATGGAGCCGATGCAACAAAC ATTAGACTCCTGGGGCTGGTGATGAACAAGGCGGAGAGAGCTACGGACGTTCACTTCACCCTCGACGATGGAACGGGTCGAATCGATGTCATTAGATG GGTTAATGACGCTTCTGATGCCAACGAGACCGCCGTTATTCA GAATGGTACGTATGTGTCTGTGAGTGGTAGCCTTAAAGGATTTCAAGACAAAAAGCGAGCAGTTGCCTTCTCTGTCAG tcCTGTCACTGACTACAATGCTGTTGCACTTCACTTCATTCAGTGCATTCATGTACATCTGTGGAATGCAAAGCAGAAG GGTAATGATGTTTTCCATAACACAACTTCCAACCAAATCTCTTCTCAAACTGTACAAAAGGAGTACCAACCTTCAGTTTCCAGTCAA CCTTTTGTCAGTGCTGGGATGGGTGGATCTAAGACAGACACCTACAAGTTGGTCCTGGATATTTTCCAGGAACCTTCAAGTCT TGCGAGTGACCATGGATTGCATATTGATGAAGTTGCCAGGCGGCTTGGACTTCCAATGAATAAGATCAA GGAAGCTATTGACTACTATGTAGACATCGGCCACATTTACTCTACAATTGACGACTACCACTTCAAGTCTGCCTGCATCGACTAA